One genomic window of Tenacibaculum tangerinum includes the following:
- a CDS encoding DUF6141 family protein has protein sequence MKIFKEEQRFTQWWLWILLITINGLFLYGTYQQLFLKIPYGDNPMPNSMLIITTLVLLCFTSFFYFTKLETRIDEHGIHYRFYPINLNYKKIPWKDINEVNVIKYRPITDYGGWGIKGNAVNVKGNIGIKIYTKDNKNKLIGTQKENEARSVLETYKLKKQ, from the coding sequence ATGAAAATTTTTAAAGAAGAACAGCGGTTTACACAATGGTGGCTGTGGATTTTACTCATAACCATTAACGGATTATTCTTGTACGGAACATACCAACAACTATTTTTAAAAATTCCTTATGGTGATAATCCAATGCCAAATAGTATGCTAATAATCACCACATTGGTACTGCTATGTTTTACAAGTTTTTTTTACTTTACAAAACTGGAAACAAGAATCGATGAACATGGTATACATTACAGGTTTTACCCTATTAACTTGAATTACAAAAAAATTCCTTGGAAAGATATAAATGAAGTTAACGTAATTAAATATAGACCTATTACTGATTACGGTGGTTGGGGTATTAAAGGAAATGCAGTAAATGTAAAAGGAAATATTGGAATTAAAATCTATACAAAAGACAACAAAAACAAACTCATAGGAACTCAAAAAGAAAACGAAGCAAGAAGCGTTTTAGAAACCTATAAATTGAAAAAACAATGA
- a CDS encoding alpha/beta fold hydrolase yields the protein MIRVITFLLIYVICFINSFGQVTAEEIVIKNNQIELPGTLSYTQKNSPLLIWVHGSGNVDRNGNQAPLVKANYIQQFRNAVNQHHLAFFSYDKRTANPKNNEYLKGTLFEDFVADTKKVVSYFKDNHQFSELILVGHSQGSLVAMLASEKATKYVSLAGPANTIDSLIVKQLKKQAPFLETALNAHFKELKETDTIKEVNPLFMSILSPENLPFIKSWMHYNPSEEIKKITLPTLIINGTKDLQVAVEDAELLHKANPNATLVVINNMNHVLKHITKNEDNQNSYLSPDYPVSEKLIKSIVNFAKQ from the coding sequence ATGATTCGTGTAATAACCTTTTTACTTATATACGTCATCTGCTTCATCAACTCATTTGGGCAAGTAACAGCAGAAGAAATTGTCATAAAGAACAACCAAATAGAACTACCAGGTACGCTAAGCTATACCCAAAAAAATAGTCCGTTATTAATCTGGGTACACGGATCTGGAAATGTCGACAGAAACGGAAACCAAGCCCCTTTAGTTAAAGCTAATTATATACAACAATTTAGAAATGCTGTAAACCAGCACCATTTGGCTTTTTTTAGTTACGATAAAAGAACTGCAAACCCTAAAAACAACGAGTATTTGAAAGGAACACTTTTTGAAGATTTTGTGGCAGACACCAAAAAAGTAGTAAGCTATTTTAAAGACAACCATCAATTTTCAGAGCTTATTCTTGTCGGACACAGTCAAGGCTCGCTAGTAGCCATGTTAGCATCTGAAAAAGCAACGAAATACGTTTCTTTAGCTGGCCCCGCAAATACCATTGACTCTCTTATTGTTAAACAACTAAAAAAACAAGCTCCTTTTTTAGAAACGGCTCTAAACGCTCATTTTAAAGAATTAAAAGAAACAGATACTATTAAAGAGGTAAACCCTTTATTTATGAGCATTTTATCTCCTGAAAACCTACCATTCATCAAATCTTGGATGCACTACAACCCTTCCGAAGAAATAAAAAAAATTACCCTTCCTACCTTAATAATTAACGGAACTAAAGATTTACAAGTAGCCGTAGAAGACGCTGAATTATTGCACAAAGCCAATCCGAACGCAACATTGGTCGTTATTAACAACATGAATCACGTATTAAAGCACATAACTAAAAACGAAGACAATCAAAACTCATACCTGTCACCAGACTATCCGGTATCAGAAAAATTAATAAAATCTATTGTTAACTTTGCGAAACAATAA
- a CDS encoding Arc family DNA binding domain-containing protein, with protein MAKKKAFALRINEDMLKAIEKWASDEFRSTNGQIEWMLMQTLKEAQRAPKKKEE; from the coding sequence ATGGCAAAAAAGAAAGCATTTGCACTCCGCATTAATGAAGATATGTTGAAAGCCATTGAAAAATGGGCTTCTGATGAATTTCGATCGACCAATGGTCAGATTGAATGGATGCTAATGCAAACTCTGAAGGAAGCCCAAAGAGCACCCAAAAAGAAAGAGGAATAA
- a CDS encoding WD40/YVTN/BNR-like repeat-containing protein has protein sequence MKKLCYLLFITFSCATFSQEFSMDLVKNMKPRNIGPGGMSGRVTAIDVVTSNPDIMFVGTASGGIWKSTSGGIKWEPIFDKEVTASIGAIAIQQSNPSVVWAGTGEGNPRNSLNGGYGIFKSLDGGRSWKSMGLEKTRHIHRVVIHPDNPDIVYVGAIGSPWGAHKERGVYKTTDGGKTWKQILFNNDKTGAADLIMDPSNPNKLIAAMWEHKRDPWFFKSGGEGSGLYITHDGGENWKKITDKEGFPKGELGRIGVAIAPSNPNTVYALVEAKKNALYKSEDGGFSWKKINDKSGIGNRPFYYSEIYVDPTNEHKLYTVFTYVNVSIDGGKNFEELMPAYGVDNGVHPDHHAWWIHPNNGNFMIDGNDGGMNVTKDGGKTWRFIGNLPVAQFYHINVDNEFPYNVYGGMQDNGSWRGPAYVWKAQGIRNSYWQEISFGDGFDVVPDKDDSRYGWTMSQQGYVSRYDYQTGNNYTVRPTHPDANVKLRFNWNAAINIDPFDNSTLYFGSQFVHKSTDKGLTWSVISPDLTTNDPNKLKQSESGGLTMDATGAENHCTILVIEPSPLEKDMLWVATDDGQVHITKNGGATWTNIAKNLKGLPENSWITQIKASNKNKGEALLVANDYRRFNYTPYAYRTTDYGKTWERIVHESDAKSFTLCIVEDPIEPNLLFLGTDDGLYISLNAGEKWTKWTEGFPTVPVKDLVIHPREHDLVIGTFGRAAWVLDDIRPLRALAKNKNILTKNIQLFTPPTGYQAAYQQPTGSRFGADAMYNGTNRSRGALVQFYVNKPKSAKNIDEKDKKSDVKEDENIVKWDSIKFEIFDGNRLIRTLKRKTPEENGIHKAVWFMDEKGVARPSRTIRKQKREPSGVRVKPGMYTIKATFGDQTSTQNITVKFDPRLRISQEAIDQKYAAAKDLETHQKIVADAVQQLVESKNIATDFKQKLTKKDKKRYKESIKHSEDIVKKIDTLLALYLGKVDKRQGITRNPESTVMQRFGTASSYVNSRFGEQTATEKQLIIQFKEALQPALEKTNAFFDKDWTTYKEQLEKIELSPFKEIKQFNLE, from the coding sequence ATGAAAAAACTTTGTTACCTGCTGTTTATTACCTTCTCTTGTGCTACTTTTTCTCAAGAGTTTTCAATGGACTTAGTTAAAAACATGAAGCCTCGAAACATTGGTCCTGGAGGTATGAGCGGACGTGTAACTGCGATTGACGTGGTAACGTCTAATCCTGATATTATGTTTGTGGGTACTGCCTCTGGCGGAATTTGGAAATCTACCTCAGGGGGAATAAAATGGGAGCCGATTTTCGACAAGGAAGTAACTGCTTCTATCGGTGCCATAGCCATACAACAATCAAACCCTAGCGTAGTTTGGGCAGGAACCGGAGAAGGAAACCCTCGTAACAGTTTAAATGGTGGTTACGGAATTTTCAAATCGCTAGATGGCGGTCGATCATGGAAATCAATGGGATTGGAAAAAACACGTCACATACACCGTGTGGTGATACACCCAGATAACCCAGATATTGTGTATGTAGGCGCTATCGGTTCTCCTTGGGGAGCACATAAAGAACGAGGTGTGTACAAAACTACCGACGGCGGAAAAACTTGGAAACAAATTTTATTCAACAACGATAAAACAGGGGCTGCCGATTTAATCATGGACCCATCGAACCCAAACAAGCTCATAGCCGCCATGTGGGAACACAAACGCGACCCTTGGTTTTTCAAATCGGGTGGCGAAGGAAGTGGTTTGTATATTACCCATGATGGTGGAGAAAACTGGAAGAAAATTACCGATAAAGAAGGTTTTCCTAAAGGTGAATTAGGTAGAATTGGAGTCGCCATTGCTCCTTCCAATCCCAATACTGTATATGCTTTAGTAGAAGCTAAAAAAAATGCCTTGTACAAAAGTGAAGACGGTGGCTTTTCTTGGAAAAAAATCAATGATAAAAGTGGTATCGGAAATCGACCTTTTTATTATTCAGAAATTTATGTAGACCCTACCAACGAACACAAACTATATACGGTTTTTACCTATGTAAATGTTTCTATTGACGGAGGTAAAAACTTTGAAGAACTCATGCCTGCTTACGGTGTTGACAACGGAGTACATCCTGACCATCACGCATGGTGGATTCACCCCAACAATGGAAACTTTATGATTGATGGAAACGATGGTGGAATGAATGTGACCAAAGACGGTGGTAAAACCTGGCGCTTTATTGGTAACTTACCTGTAGCACAATTCTACCATATAAATGTAGATAATGAATTTCCGTACAATGTGTATGGAGGAATGCAAGACAATGGTTCTTGGCGTGGACCTGCCTATGTGTGGAAAGCGCAAGGAATTCGAAATTCGTATTGGCAAGAAATTAGTTTTGGTGATGGTTTTGATGTCGTACCCGATAAAGACGATTCACGCTACGGTTGGACTATGAGTCAACAAGGCTACGTATCTCGTTACGATTACCAAACAGGAAACAATTATACCGTGCGTCCAACACACCCCGATGCCAACGTTAAATTACGTTTTAACTGGAATGCCGCCATTAATATCGATCCCTTTGATAACAGCACTTTATACTTCGGAAGCCAGTTTGTACACAAATCAACCGACAAGGGATTAACATGGAGCGTTATTTCTCCAGACTTAACGACCAACGACCCCAATAAACTTAAACAATCGGAAAGTGGCGGACTCACCATGGATGCTACCGGAGCAGAAAATCACTGTACTATTCTGGTGATTGAACCCTCTCCGTTAGAAAAAGATATGCTATGGGTTGCTACCGATGACGGACAAGTACATATTACCAAAAATGGAGGCGCTACTTGGACCAATATTGCAAAAAACCTAAAAGGCTTACCGGAAAATAGTTGGATCACGCAAATAAAAGCATCCAATAAAAACAAAGGAGAAGCTTTACTGGTTGCGAACGATTATCGTCGTTTTAACTACACACCCTACGCCTATCGAACCACAGATTACGGAAAAACATGGGAGCGTATTGTTCATGAAAGTGATGCAAAAAGCTTTACTCTATGTATAGTAGAAGATCCTATTGAACCGAATTTACTGTTTTTAGGAACGGATGATGGGTTATATATTTCTTTAAATGCAGGAGAAAAATGGACCAAATGGACGGAAGGTTTCCCCACCGTTCCTGTAAAAGACTTGGTAATTCACCCAAGAGAACACGATTTAGTGATAGGTACTTTTGGTAGAGCAGCGTGGGTATTGGATGATATTCGTCCGCTAAGAGCCTTGGCGAAAAACAAAAACATTCTTACTAAAAATATTCAGCTATTTACGCCACCAACGGGCTACCAAGCCGCATATCAGCAACCCACAGGTAGCCGATTTGGTGCTGATGCGATGTATAATGGCACTAACAGAAGTCGTGGTGCTTTGGTACAGTTTTATGTAAACAAACCAAAATCAGCAAAAAACATTGATGAAAAAGACAAAAAATCGGATGTAAAAGAAGACGAAAACATCGTAAAATGGGACTCGATTAAATTTGAAATTTTTGATGGTAATAGACTTATTAGAACCCTTAAAAGAAAAACTCCTGAAGAAAATGGAATTCATAAAGCTGTATGGTTTATGGATGAAAAAGGTGTAGCACGACCTTCGAGAACCATTAGAAAACAAAAAAGAGAACCCAGTGGTGTTCGAGTAAAGCCCGGAATGTACACGATAAAAGCTACGTTTGGAGATCAAACATCAACACAAAACATTACGGTGAAGTTTGACCCAAGACTTCGTATCTCTCAAGAAGCTATCGACCAAAAATATGCCGCAGCAAAAGACTTGGAAACACACCAAAAGATTGTAGCAGATGCCGTGCAACAGCTAGTAGAGAGTAAAAATATTGCAACCGATTTCAAACAAAAATTAACAAAAAAAGACAAAAAAAGATATAAAGAATCTATAAAGCATTCTGAGGATATTGTTAAGAAGATTGACACACTTTTAGCGCTGTACTTAGGAAAAGTAGATAAAAGACAAGGCATTACTCGAAACCCAGAATCAACTGTTATGCAACGCTTCGGAACAGCTAGTAGCTATGTAAATAGTAGGTTTGGAGAACAAACGGCTACAGAAAAACAATTAATCATTCAATTTAAAGAAGCACTACAACCTGCTCTAGAAAAAACCAACGCTTTCTTCGATAAAGACTGGACGACATATAAAGAGCAACTCGAAAAAATAGAGTTATCTCCGTTTAAAGAAATCAAGCAATTTAATTTAGAATAA
- a CDS encoding DUF2490 domain-containing protein, with protein MKKLTLLTIILFSLNNFAQQSIAPDPTKELGAWYMYKGSHQISDKFSLKSMVQFRFFEIGDDMQQFIVRLGGNYKFSKTISAAVGYVFLNTDRTFNVDAGDFNEHRIYEDLNVKHKIATVSFTHRLRGEQRFFESTTGNFLRYQIALSQPINEKWSAYLYDETFLDFEGESYNQNWLGAGFKYKVSTTLKLQAGYQLINVNEIGNFNRILLGVAISTNHRK; from the coding sequence ATGAAAAAGTTAACTTTATTAACTATCATTTTATTTTCATTAAACAATTTCGCTCAACAATCAATAGCACCAGATCCGACAAAAGAATTGGGAGCATGGTATATGTACAAAGGTTCTCATCAAATTTCTGATAAGTTTAGTTTAAAAAGTATGGTACAATTCCGTTTCTTTGAAATTGGAGACGATATGCAACAATTTATTGTTCGCTTAGGTGGTAATTATAAATTTAGTAAAACTATAAGTGCTGCTGTTGGATATGTTTTTTTAAATACTGATAGAACTTTTAATGTAGATGCAGGTGATTTTAATGAACATCGTATTTATGAAGATCTAAACGTAAAACATAAAATAGCTACTGTAAGCTTTACCCACCGTTTGAGAGGAGAACAACGTTTTTTTGAATCAACCACAGGCAACTTTTTAAGATATCAAATAGCCTTAAGTCAACCTATCAATGAAAAATGGTCCGCTTATTTGTACGATGAAACCTTTTTAGATTTTGAAGGAGAATCGTATAATCAAAATTGGTTAGGAGCTGGTTTTAAATATAAGGTATCTACTACTTTAAAATTACAAGCAGGATATCAATTAATTAATGTAAACGAAATAGGTAACTTTAATAGAATTCTGCTAGGAGTTGCAATTAGTACAAATCATAGAAAATAG
- a CDS encoding DUF819 family protein — translation MEAPHFTNDAIVFGILMISLGFVFYTESKTSGFWYKFYKIVPGLFMAYFIPAIFTTLGIIAPEWQTKNTIGEIVENESQLYYVASRFLLPAALVLMTLSIDLKAIFNLGSKALIMFFTGTVGIIIGGPIAILLISAFSPETVGGAGFDAVWRGLSTLAGSWIGGGANQTAMLEIYQYNPAKYGGMVFVDIVVANIWMAILLIGIGKKDKINKWLKADTSAIEDLKERVSDFTQSVKRTPTLTDFMIMLAIAFGTVGFGHFAGAYLSNVFSSLTANIASQTWRNIFSFLGSSFFWLISISTIVAIILSFTKAKNYEGAGASKVGSIFIYVLVATIGMKMDLTLIFENVNLIFIGLVWMSIHAGLLILVAKLIRAPYFFLAVGSQANVGGAASAPIVAQAFHPSLATVGVLLAVFGYAIGTIGAIVCTILMEIASKV, via the coding sequence ATGGAAGCACCTCATTTTACAAACGATGCAATCGTATTTGGTATTTTAATGATTTCGTTAGGTTTTGTGTTTTATACAGAATCGAAAACTTCAGGATTTTGGTATAAATTTTATAAAATAGTTCCTGGGTTATTTATGGCCTATTTTATACCCGCCATCTTTACAACCCTAGGCATTATTGCTCCCGAATGGCAAACTAAGAATACCATCGGAGAAATTGTAGAAAACGAATCACAACTTTATTATGTTGCCAGTCGATTTTTATTACCTGCCGCACTGGTTTTAATGACTCTGAGTATTGACTTAAAAGCCATATTTAATCTGGGTTCAAAAGCATTAATTATGTTTTTTACAGGTACTGTAGGAATCATCATAGGTGGCCCTATAGCAATTTTATTAATTTCTGCATTTTCACCAGAAACTGTTGGAGGTGCTGGGTTTGATGCTGTTTGGAGAGGACTTTCTACCTTAGCAGGAAGCTGGATTGGTGGTGGAGCTAACCAGACTGCCATGCTAGAAATTTATCAATACAATCCTGCTAAATATGGAGGAATGGTATTTGTAGATATTGTAGTTGCCAATATTTGGATGGCCATTTTACTAATAGGTATTGGTAAAAAAGACAAAATTAATAAGTGGCTAAAAGCCGATACCTCAGCGATAGAAGATTTAAAAGAACGCGTATCTGACTTTACCCAAAGCGTAAAAAGAACCCCTACCCTAACCGATTTTATGATTATGTTAGCTATTGCTTTCGGAACTGTTGGTTTTGGGCATTTTGCCGGCGCATATTTAAGCAACGTGTTCTCTTCATTAACTGCAAATATAGCATCTCAAACCTGGAGAAATATCTTTTCTTTTTTAGGCTCTAGTTTCTTTTGGTTGATTAGTATATCGACTATTGTTGCTATTATCTTATCTTTTACAAAAGCAAAAAATTATGAAGGTGCAGGCGCCAGTAAAGTAGGAAGTATTTTTATTTATGTCTTGGTCGCAACCATAGGAATGAAAATGGATTTAACCTTAATTTTTGAAAATGTGAATCTAATTTTCATTGGTTTGGTTTGGATGTCAATTCATGCCGGATTGTTAATTTTAGTAGCTAAATTAATCCGTGCTCCGTACTTTTTCTTAGCAGTAGGTAGCCAAGCCAATGTTGGGGGTGCTGCATCTGCCCCAATTGTAGCACAAGCTTTTCATCCTTCCTTAGCAACTGTAGGTGTTTTATTGGCTGTTTTTGGTTATGCCATAGGTACTATCGGTGCGATTGTGTGTACAATTTTAATGGAAATTGCCTCTAAAGTTTAG
- a CDS encoding DUF4369 domain-containing protein, protein MKKIIALFAIALIAVACSSKKEGNMIVKGQIKGLKKGTLYLQKMKDTLLVPVDSMSLLADDKFILTDNVESPVMYYLTFDGNTTDKHIMFFGEEGKITINDNVEEFGFKPEIIGSKNQEVIDNYRKINKKFTDQRLDFIKKVVEARQAQDEELLKELEADYNKMIRRRFLFSANFAITNADSEAAPYIALSELYDANIKLLDTINNSLTPKVKNSEYGKRLQKFVDEIKAKEEKQ, encoded by the coding sequence ATGAAGAAAATTATTGCGCTTTTCGCAATTGCACTTATTGCGGTTGCTTGCTCCTCTAAAAAAGAGGGAAATATGATTGTAAAAGGTCAAATTAAAGGATTAAAAAAAGGTACTTTATACCTTCAAAAAATGAAGGATACGTTATTAGTGCCCGTCGACTCTATGTCTTTATTAGCTGATGACAAATTTATACTAACTGATAACGTAGAGTCTCCTGTAATGTATTACTTGACTTTTGATGGCAATACCACCGATAAACACATTATGTTTTTTGGAGAAGAAGGAAAAATTACTATAAATGATAATGTTGAAGAATTTGGTTTTAAACCTGAAATAATAGGTTCTAAAAATCAGGAGGTAATAGATAACTACCGTAAAATAAATAAAAAATTTACAGACCAACGCTTAGATTTTATTAAGAAAGTGGTTGAAGCACGTCAGGCTCAAGACGAAGAACTCTTGAAGGAATTAGAAGCTGATTATAACAAAATGATACGTCGCCGTTTCTTATTTTCAGCAAACTTTGCTATTACCAATGCCGATAGTGAAGCGGCTCCTTATATTGCTTTATCTGAATTATACGATGCTAATATTAAACTTTTAGATACGATTAATAACAGTTTAACACCCAAGGTTAAAAACTCTGAATACGGTAAACGTTTACAAAAATTTGTAGATGAAATAAAAGCTAAAGAAGAAAAACAATAG
- a CDS encoding universal stress protein: MMKKIIVPVDFSEYSENALRTAAFLAKQKEAEVLAVHMLELSNAVISQSESAVQQEMVFYLKLAEKRFNEFLQKEYLSDVKVTPIIKHFKIFSELDDLAKNEEADLIIMGSKGVGGVKEILVGSNTEKVIRHAHVPVLVIKEEPIASKIEKVLFACDFSDEDVEPYMKAKKFFKNLDAKIEILYVSTPNSKFKSSKELEDRMMHFFNQTDEKHQDSIPKVKMVSDYSVEKGVFYYANKENSDILVVATHGRKGITHFFEGSISEDIANHSKLPVLSFKVQ, from the coding sequence ATGATGAAAAAAATTATTGTCCCTGTTGATTTCTCTGAGTACTCTGAAAATGCTTTAAGAACAGCTGCTTTCTTAGCCAAACAAAAAGAAGCAGAAGTGTTAGCGGTACACATGCTAGAGTTATCGAATGCAGTAATTAGTCAATCTGAAAGTGCTGTACAACAAGAAATGGTATTTTACCTGAAATTAGCAGAGAAAAGATTTAATGAATTTTTACAAAAAGAGTATTTATCAGATGTAAAAGTAACTCCAATTATCAAACATTTTAAAATTTTTAGTGAATTAGATGATTTAGCCAAAAATGAAGAGGCTGATTTAATCATTATGGGTTCAAAAGGGGTAGGAGGAGTCAAAGAAATACTCGTTGGTTCTAACACCGAAAAAGTAATTCGTCATGCACACGTACCTGTGCTGGTAATTAAGGAGGAGCCCATAGCAAGTAAAATAGAAAAAGTATTGTTTGCGTGTGATTTTTCTGACGAAGATGTAGAGCCCTACATGAAAGCTAAAAAATTCTTTAAAAATTTAGATGCAAAAATAGAAATACTGTATGTAAGCACTCCAAATTCTAAATTTAAAAGTTCGAAGGAGCTAGAAGATAGAATGATGCATTTTTTCAATCAAACCGATGAAAAACATCAAGATAGTATTCCTAAAGTAAAAATGGTTTCTGATTATTCTGTAGAAAAGGGAGTATTTTATTATGCCAATAAAGAAAACTCAGATATTTTAGTCGTAGCTACTCACGGCAGAAAGGGCATTACACACTTTTTTGAAGGAAGTATTTCTGAAGACATTGCTAATCATAGCAAGTTACCTGTACTGTCTTTTAAAGTTCAATAA
- a CDS encoding sulfite exporter TauE/SafE family protein, producing MFLSAIIFGLLGSFHCIGMCGPIAFMLPVDRRNKVTQFFQITSYHLGRLFTYSLIGFLFGLLGKGFYFFGFQQQLSIIVGVLMILAILVPKTFQKYNFSNPMNRLVMKVKSSLGKELRKKGNDTFFTIGFLNGFLPCGLVYMAVFGALTTTSMLSGSFYMFLFGLGTIPLMTAVVYVGNFANGFIRKRVQQAIPYVVVVIGILFILRGLGLGIPYVSPVPVTDFHNATQGCH from the coding sequence ATGTTTCTTTCAGCAATCATATTTGGTTTATTAGGAAGCTTCCATTGTATTGGTATGTGCGGCCCGATTGCCTTTATGTTACCAGTAGATAGAAGAAATAAAGTAACGCAGTTTTTTCAAATTACAAGTTATCATTTAGGACGTTTATTTACCTATAGTTTAATAGGTTTTTTATTTGGTTTGCTAGGAAAAGGATTTTATTTCTTCGGATTTCAACAACAACTTTCAATTATCGTGGGAGTGTTGATGATTTTAGCAATCCTTGTACCCAAAACCTTTCAGAAGTACAACTTTTCAAACCCAATGAATAGGCTCGTAATGAAGGTGAAATCTTCCTTGGGAAAAGAGTTGAGAAAAAAAGGAAACGATACGTTTTTTACCATTGGCTTTTTAAATGGTTTTTTACCTTGCGGATTGGTGTATATGGCTGTTTTTGGCGCATTAACCACTACCAGTATGTTGTCGGGAAGTTTTTATATGTTTCTCTTCGGATTAGGAACCATACCCTTAATGACCGCTGTTGTATACGTAGGTAATTTTGCAAATGGTTTCATACGAAAAAGAGTTCAGCAAGCCATACCTTATGTAGTTGTTGTTATAGGTATATTGTTTATTTTGAGAGGTTTAGGATTGGGTATTCCTTATGTATCTCCAGTTCCTGTTACCGACTTTCATAACGCAACGCAAGGTTGTCATTAA
- a CDS encoding FixH family protein, which translates to MKLNWGTGIVIAIIGFIGFIMYFVVAMSTGKNYNHDLVTEKYYQQELEFQNKLDATKNAKALKENIKLEKVTEGIKVHFPTDFNPKDINGKVFLYRPSDKQLDFEMPISISETYLLVPEKRLLGGRWNITVSWNYKNKDYLFQKELMY; encoded by the coding sequence ATGAAACTAAACTGGGGCACGGGTATAGTAATAGCAATTATAGGCTTTATAGGCTTTATCATGTATTTTGTAGTAGCAATGAGTACAGGTAAAAACTACAATCACGATTTGGTAACAGAAAAATACTATCAACAAGAATTAGAGTTTCAGAACAAATTAGATGCTACTAAAAACGCAAAAGCATTAAAAGAAAACATCAAATTAGAAAAAGTAACTGAAGGAATTAAAGTCCATTTTCCAACGGACTTTAATCCTAAAGATATAAATGGAAAAGTGTTCCTATACAGACCATCTGATAAACAATTAGATTTCGAAATGCCTATTTCGATTTCTGAAACATATTTGCTCGTGCCTGAGAAACGTTTGTTAGGTGGTCGTTGGAACATAACTGTTTCTTGGAACTACAAAAATAAAGATTATTTATTTCAGAAAGAGTTGATGTACTAA